The DNA sequence CCCTGAAAGAAATTTAGGAAATCGTGCCGACTGAGCATCGTAGAGCGCAATAGGTACGATTTATCTAATTTCCGAAGGGCTAACCCGTGAAGCTAGCCATCTAATCACCCTATAATCCAAAACAACCCGCTGACTATTCGGAAAAATCCGAACCAGTCAGCGGGCTGTTTTTTTGTTGTATGAATGAACGTACCAGACTCGCAAACTCACCAAATGTAGGGAATCAGGCGGTATTTGACGCGTTGGGTATAGGTTTTGTAGCCCGGCAACCCTTCCTTCAGCATCTCTTCCTCGTCCTTGATCCGCGCGATGATTTCGAGGCAGCTCAACGCTATCGGAATCACAGAATAGTAGGATCCGAGCATCAACGGAATCGACAGATACAGAATGATGGAAGCCAAATACATCGGGTGGCGGATGATCGAATAGAGCCCGGTATCGATCAACTGCTGCCCTTCTTGGATTTCGATGACGCGCGAGGCATAGCTGTTCTGAGCGAAGACGGCGACCACCATCGCGTAGGCGCACTCGAACACAACAACACTGACAATAATCAACCAAGTGGGCACATCGGACCAATGAAAACGGTAATCCAATCCCGGCATGAAACAGCCCACTAGCATGAACATCGCTGAAACCAAAATGATTTTTCGCTGCTTTTTGCGCGGTTCCTTCAAGTTCATCCGTTTTGCCAGCAAAGCGGGGTCTTTCCGCAATAAAAAGACGAGCGTCATGACCAGCGGAATCGTCAATGCCGCCAGAAAAAGCCAAGCCTGCCAATACCGGAAGGTGCCCGCCAAAGCGAACAGGATGCCTCCGATCAGAAGTAAACCAGCAAAAAGCCGAGACAGGGCCGACTGAATCAAGCGTCTGATTTCCTGCCTATCCAATTCACTATCCATTTCCATCGTTCCCTTCCCAACTTTCCGGTTTCTGCTTCAATGCCTTCACTTCCTCCGCCAGTAAGAAAGCCTTTTCGGTCCGCTCCCAAGCCAAGTCCAATTCGGGTCTGCCGAAGTGGCCGTAGCAGGCAAGGTTTCTGTAGATTGGCTTCCTCAGATCGAAATCACGGATGATCGCAGCCGGACGCAAGTCAAAGTGCTTTTCGATCAGTTCCTCGATCTGCTCTTCGGCAATACTGGCCGTCCCGAAGGTTTCTACCCGGACAGAAACGGGCCTGGCCACCCCGATGACGTAGGCCAACTGGATTTCGCACCTTTCCGCTAATCCTGCAGCCACGACGTTCTTCGCCACATACCTTGCAGCGTAGGCGGCGGAGCGGTCGACTTTGGTCGGATCTTTCCCGGAAAAGGAGCCTCCCCCGTGCCGCGCAAAGCCACCATATGTATCGACAATGATTTTTTTTCCTGTCCATCCCGAATCACCCATGGGACCGCCGACGACGAAACGGCCGGTCGCATTGACGAAATATTTCGTCTGATCATCCAACAGCTCCGCTGGAATGACGGCCGGGATCACCTGCCGGAGCATATCCTCTCTGAGCTGTTTCTGATCGACCGCTTCGTCATGCTGACAGGCGATCACGACCGCTTCGACTCTTTTGACATGGCCATCCTCATACTCCACGGTCACCTGCGTTTTCCCGTCCGGCCTCAGATAGGGCAGTTCCCCTGATTTCCGCAGCTCGGTAACCTTTTTGGCCAGCCTATGAGCCAACATGATCGGCAGCGGCATCAACTCCGGCGTTTCCTTGCAGGCATAGCCGAACATCAATCCCTGATCGCCTGCTCCCAATTGGTCCGCTTCATCGTCCGAGCCGAGCCGCTTTTCCAAAGAGGAGCCGACCCCTGCAGCGATATCCGCTGATTGCCTGTCCAAACCGACCAGGACGGAGCAGGCCTTCCCATCGATGCCAAAGTCGCAGTCCGTGTAGCCGACATCCTGGATGATTGTCCGGACGATGGCCGGAATATCCACCGTGCTGACAGTCGTGATCTGGCCGAAAACCGTGATCAAACCGGTGCTGGCGGAAACATCGCAAGCCACCCGCGCGAGCGGATCCTCATCCAGAATGGCGTCCAAAATCCCGTCGGCTATCTGATCGCAGAGTTTATCCGGATGCCCCTCCATGACCGACTCCGAGGTGAAAAATGTTCTCTTCATACTTCATCGCCTCTTTTTACTAAAAAATGAATGACGCAACCTTCCAAGACTTTCCTTATGAACTTCACGCATCCTTGCTTTGCTCTTTGGCCTCCGAAGGCATGAAGGTTGCGACAAGGTAACCGACCCCGAAAGGCCCCTCGTAGGAGAGGACTTCCGCTTCGTAATCCCTGCCTTCGAACGCTCCCATCAGGAACAGTATCGAGCGCAGCCCGCACTCCGCCGCCCTTTCGAGGAATCCGGAATCCAAACGCAACAGTTGGCCGGCATCCTTTTCCTTTACGGCCTTGACGACCAATTTGTCCAACAGCGGTCCCGCCGAATGGTAACCGTAAGGCCCCTCCGGCTTCAGCACGTGCGACAGATCAGCTGAGGCAATGATGGCCGTGCGCTGATCCGACTGATCGCAAGCTTCCCCATAGCGCTTTCCCCATTCATAGTAGTGCTCGTAGGAAGGCTCCGTCACCAAAATCTTTTCCAGCTCCAAGTTGGAAGGCAACTGTTTGGCGAGATAATGCAACGGCACTTCATAGCCATGGCCTTCATGCGGCGAGATGATGAGCAGTCGGTCCGGTTTTGCGGCGGCAAGTCTCTCGGCCGCTGTCTCCAAAGCCGCCACTGTCCGTTTTACCCTTTCGATGTCCTTCCCGCCTATTTCCGGAATGATGAGTGACGGATGCGGACTGATGACGCCAAAAACCAACATAAGGAATCCCTCCTTTTCAGATGTTGCCGATGTGCACGTGCAGCAATCCGTAGCTTTTTCCGATGGCCGCGGCTGTTTCCAACGTGTCCATCGGCGTGATGGCTGTGTCCATCATTTTCCAACCAGGGAAAAAGCGATTGACATGCCAAGGCACCTCTTTGCCGACTTCCTCGGCGATGAAACGCGCCATCCGTTCGAGTTGATCAATGCGGTCATTCACCCCAGGGACGACGAGTGTGGTGATTTCAAGATGCACGCCTGCTGCATGGAAATGTTTGATGGTATCCAGTACCGGCTGTGCCGTTCCACCGCAATATTCCCGGTAGACTTCGTCATCGGTGCCTTTCAGATCGACATTAACGGCATCCAGATACGGAATGATGGCATCCAAGGTCTCTTTCGTCGCATAGCCGGCCGTTTTCCAGATGTTCTTCACCCCTGCTTCACGGGCCAGCTTCATCGTATCGAGCGCATATTCGACAAAGATGATCGGTTCCGTGTAAGTGTAAGCGATGGAAGGACACTTGGCAGCCAAAGCCCGCCGAACATGCTCTTCCGGGCTGATGTCCTCCCCATAAATCGGACGATCCGGTTTGGAAGCCTGCGAAATCGCCCAGTTCTGGCACCAAAGGCAGCGCAGATTGCACCCGATTGTAGCGAACGAATAGGCTGTGGTGCCGGGGAGGAAATGATTGAGCGGCTTCTTCTCGATGGGATCGATTGCGACCGCGATCGCTTTCCCGTAGTTCAATGCGTACAAAGTCCCCTCCCGGTTCTCCCTGACGGCGCAGATGCCCCGCTTGCCTTCCGCGATGACGCAATGATGCGGGCAAACGCCGCACCTGACTCTGCCATCCCCCAGTTTTTCGTACAACATAGCTTCCTTCATTCCATCAACCCCAATCATCCATTTCATAAATGTTATCGCTTACACTCATCTTACTGCATTTTTGCTCAACAATCCAAAATTTAACGGACCAATTTCCTAAAAGTCCAACACGCTTTGATACTGTCATATGATTTTTTGTAAACGCAAAAAGAAAATAGCACCTGATTCATTTCATTTATCAATTTAGTGAATAATCCGCTATAATTAGTAAATATAATCGAAAAAATTACCATCACATACGTCAGGAGACCATAAAATGAAATCAGAAAAAGATAAAATGATTGCCGGCGAACTTTATTTTTCAAGTAATCCAGAACTTTCCGCCATGCGGCACAGTTCCCGGGAAAAGATGCACCTTTTCAACAATGAAACGGATGCCCGCAAACGCAGCAAACTGTTGAAAAACTGGTTCGGAAAAACCGGAGAAAATATCTATATCGAGCCGACATTTTCTCTGGACTACGGCTCCAACATCTTTGTCGGCGAGAATTTCTACGCGAACTTCAATTGCACGATACTGGACACCTGCCCGGTCACATTCGGGGATAACGTGATGATTGCGCCGAACGTCAGCTTCTATACGGCCACCCATCCAATCGATCCAGTCGAACGGAACAGTGGCTGGGAGTATGGGAAACCGATCACGATCGGGAACAATGTCTGGATCGGCGGCTCTTCCGTCATCGGTCCGGGTGTCACACTGGGAGACAATGTCGTCGTCGGCATGGGCAGCGTCGTGACCAAATCATTCCCTGACAATGTCGTGATTGCAGGAAACCCGGCGCGCGTGATCCGTCAGATCGAGCTTTCCGATACCCCGTCCTGAATACGTGAATGCATGCTGAAAAACCGGCGAATGCCTTTGCGAGGCTTCGCCGGTTTTTTTCGGTATTCATTTTTTCCGTTGTAGCTCCGGTGAATGGAGCTTTCCCCCGAGTTGGCGCCCCCATCCAGTGACTTTTCTCCGTCCAACGCACCTTCCCCGGAGTTGAAGCTCTCGTTCTGTATCTTTCCTCCGGCCAACATACTCTTCATCGGAGAAAAAGGTCCACAACGCTACTTTCTTGTTTCAGCTTCCGCCAACAAACGATGGATGGCTTTATCTACCAAGGCGACCGGCAGACCGACGATTGTGTTGTAGTCCCCTTCGATCCCGGAAACCCAAAGCGCAGCTTCTTCTTGGATGCCGTAAGCTCCGGCTTTGTCCATCGGCTTGCCCGATGCCACATATGCCTTCACTTCCGCCTCCATCCGCTCATCCCAGTCAAAGAAACTGACTTTCGTCTCTGAAGCAAAGGTCTCTTCCTTTTCGCCCCACAGAATGCTGACACCGGTCAGGACCGAATGGGTCTTGCCTGCCATTGCGCGCAGCATCGCATAGGCGTCGGCCTCATCAACCGGTTTGCCGAGGATTTTTTCGTCCAACACGACTACAGTGTCTGATCCGATGACCATTGCTTCTCTATTCTCATTGTGGATGACCGCCGCTTTTTCCCGCGCCAATGTTTCCACCAGCTCCGTGGCTGTGTCCAGGAACGTGCCTTTTATCGCCTCGGCCAGGATGCTTTCTTCTATCGCTTTTTCATCGATGTCCGCAACCTGGACCGTGAATCCCTTGATGCATATGGAAAGCAATTCGCTGCGCCTTGGCGATTGACTCGCCAAAATGATTTTCGGATCCATTTGCTCCCCCCTTTCTTCTTCAAAATGCAGAATCATGTCATACCAAACGGCATTCCCGTGCGTGGATTCCGATCTGCCGCTGTTCACCAATCCGAATTTCTCGTAATAAGGGATCTTTTCCTCTTTGCAGCATAGCGTCAAGCCTTTTCTGCCCGCTTGCCTCGCCGCATCGATCAGTGCCTTCAGCAATTTTTCCGCAATACCTTGCCTTCTGAAGGCCGGAACCACATCCAAACCGAATACGCTTTGATAAGTGCCATCCGGATTGTGCAGGGCAGCCTCATGGTAATGGGCATCGCGGATGATCGGTTCGTCGATGACGGCGCCGTTCACGAATCCCACCAACTCGCCATCGGATTCGGCCACCAGGAAGCTCTCCGGGAACAGTCGCAGTCGCTCTCCGAGAGATTCAAGCGTCGCAGCCTCGGCTTCCGGGAAACACGCATCCTCTATTATTTTCAGTGCAGCCAAATCCTGCGGCACCGCCTTTCTTATATGCACTTGCATCATCTAATCCCTCTTTTCCGTCTGCTCTTAATATTACAGCTGAATCACCGATTTTTCCAGAAATTTCCGTCTGCACAGGCTCCCGGAAAAAACATTATCCGCATTGGACAAACTGCGCTCCCCCGCCATGTAAGAAAGCGATTGCTTTTCTGACTGAACGATAGTAAGATGATTAAAGATTGAGTAAACTGTCACAATAATTACATCAAACACACAAGGAGCGAATAAATGAATAACATCGAAAACAAATGGATGCGCGCTGCTGTCCCGGCACTGCTGATCCATTGCAGCATCGGTACCGTCTACTGTTGGTCTTTGCTGAAGGGGGGCATCGCCGAATATATCGGCAGGCCGAAAAGCGAGGTCGAATGGGCATTCAGTCTGGCAATTTTCTGTCTCGGCATGTCGGCCGCTTTCGCCGGCAGGATTGTCGAAAAGGATATCCATAAGGCTTCGCTGATTGCAGCGATTTGCTTCGCAGGCGGAATGGCCGGGACGGGCTTTTTCATCCAACAAAAATCGCTGATCGGAATTTTCCTGACTTATGGCGTTTTGATGGGCATCGGTTGCGGTATTGGTTATCTTTCGCCGGTAAAGACACTGATGCTCTGGTTCAAGGACAATAAAGGGCTCGCAACCGGAATAGCAGTGGCCGGTTTCGGTTTGGCCAAAGTCATCGCCAGCCCGATCATCGAGATGCTGCTGGGTGCGACGAATGCTGACGGCACGCTAGTTGACCCGACCCGTCTCTACAAACTGTTCTACATTCTGGCTGTAGTCTACTTCATCATGATGTTCATCGGCCATCTTCTTTTGAAGAAGCCATCGGATTGGGTGGAAATGACCTCGAAGACGAAAGGAGGTCACACGTTGGAAATCTTCAAGGACAGGACATTCATCGGTATCTGGCTGATGTTTTACCTCAACATCACCTGCGGATTGGCGCTTATCTCCCAGGAAAAGGATCTGCTACATTTCATCGGTTTCGGTGCGATCGCCACAGTCAGTTCCTTGACCGCGATTTTCAACGCCGGTGGCCGACTCGCCTTTTCAGCATTTGGAGACAGGATGAAAGACAGGAATACCATTTATCTCTGGATTTTTGGTTTATCGATTACTGGAACAGCAATTACTCTTTTAGCGAACGGCGTGAATAACGCTATCGCTCCACTGATCATTTTGTTGCTGTGCGTCATCAATGCAGGTTACGGCGGCGGCTTTTCAAGTCTTCCACCGCTGCTGGCAGATCGCTTCGGAATGAATACCATCAGTACCGTTCATGGACTGGCCTTGTCAGCTTGGGCCTTTGCCGGATTATCCGGAAATCAGTTGAGTGCCTTGATCATCGCGAAGACTGGTTCCTATAACAATATCCTATATGCCATCTTGGCGATGTATGCTATAGCTTTCTTCATCAGTGCGTTCCTGTTGCGGGCAAAACCGGACGAAAAAAGAAGACATCCCGTCCATCACTGAACAAACAAAAATCCGGCGACGAGTCATGATGCATGACTCGTCGCCGGATTTTTTTATACCTGTCCGAAGACTTCTTCGGCCACTGTGACGCCGGCCCGGGCATCTTTGCAGTAATAATCCGCGCCGATGGCTTTGGCGTACTTTTCTGTCAGTACAGCGCCTCCGACGAAAACCTTCACAGGCAATTCCGCCTCGCGCAAGGCCGTGATTGTGTCCTCCATCGCCGTGACGGTCGTCGTCATCAGCGCAGACAGACCGACCAATTTGACTTGATGTTGCTTGGCGACCGCCACAACCTCCTCGATCGGGACATCCTTGCCCAGGTCGATGACGTCGTAGCCATAGTTTTCAAGCAGCACTTTCGCCAGATTTTTCCCGATATCGTGGATATCCCCTCTTACGGTGGCCATCACGATTGTTCCCTTCGATTCCAGCTTCTCATTGCCGGCCGCAAGTTTTGCCCGGATCGTCTCGAAAGCTTTACCAGCCGTTTCGGCGGCGCGGATCAGCTGAGGCAGGAAGATGTTCTTCTGTTCATAGAGCTTGCCTACTTCATCCAATGCCGGTACGATGTGATCGTCCACGACCGCCAATGGCGTATTGTCTTTAAGCAACGTGTTGGTCGCCTTCATGATCCCTGCTTCGTCGCCCTCCAACAGCATTTCCCGGTAGGAACGTACCACGTTTTCCTGCTTGGGACCATCGGATTTGACCACAGCCTTTTTGTTGTTGTAGTCGATATAGTCGATGGCACCTTCGTCTTGCCCTGACAGAACATTGAAGGCGCGCATCGTGTCGACGATTCCGTCGGCCCCCGGATTGATGATGACCGTATCCAATCCCGAAGTCAAAGCCATCGCAAAATAGGTACGGTTGATCAAAGCCCGGAAAGGCAGCCCGTAGGAAACATTGCTCAATCCCAAAGTGGTCAATGCCTGCGTATTTTCCTTGACCCAACGCAAAGCCTTCAAAGTCTCCATGACCGCTTTCTGTTGGGCAGCCGCAGTGAGCACAAGGCAGTCGACGAGCAATCTTTCGGCCCCGATGCCGTATTCTCCCGCTCGATCGATCAGCTTTTGGGCGACCTTGGTTCGGCCGGCCGCATCATCCGGGATGCCCGCTTCATCCAGACATAAGGCTACGACAAAGGCGCCGTATTTCTGGACGATCGGATAGATTTCGGCCATCGAGGATTCTTTCCCGTTGACCGAATTGACGATCGCAACGCCGCTGTAGCGCCGCAAAGCTGCTTCAAGCACTTCCGGTTTGGTCGAATCGAACTGCAGCGGCGCTTCCACCAGGCCGCTCATGCCATCGATGATTTTTATCATGTAGTCCGTTTCGTCGATCATCGGCAAAGATGTGTTGACGTCCAACACATCCGCACCTTTTTGTACCTGCTCGAAAGCGACTTTGATGGCCGCCAACGGATTGCCCGCCACGAATTGTTCCTTCAGAGCCTTGTTGCCTGACGGGTTGATCCGCTCACCGATGAGGGTGATCTGGCCGTCCAGGCAAACCTTTTTCTGCGCGGAGCAGACGTAACGTTTCAATTTGTTGGCTTCCCTTTTCGCAAAAAATTCTTTTGCCTGCTGCAGATCGCGGATGTACTCCGGCGTCGTGCCGCAGCACCCGCCGATCACGGAAACCCCCAAACCGGCCAACTCCTTCGCGACCTCAAGGTAGTCCTTGGAAACGACGTTATATTTGGCGACGCCCGCTTCCGTCACAGGGATGCCGGCATTCGCCTGCACCATCACCGGCGTGTTCGTGAAGTCCAAAATCCTTTTGATGATGGGAAGCAGTTCCTTTGGCCCCAATGAGCAGTTCACGCCCAGCACATCAACACCCAACGCATCCAAGGAGAGCGCCATGATTTCCGGTTCGGTTCCGGTCAAGGTGTTGCCGTCCTCCGTGAAGGTCATCGTTGCGAAGATCGGCAGGTCGCAGTTTTCTTTCGCCGCCAGCACGGCCGCGCGCATTTCCGCCAGATCCGACATCGTTTCGATGAGGATCAGGTCCGCTCCGGCCGCAGCCCCGATTGTCACTTGTTCGCGGAAATAGTCGTAAGCCTGGTCGAAATCAAGCAATCCGATCGGTTTCATCATCTTCCCGACTGGTCCGATATCGAGTGCTACCTGCACATCGGTCCCTGCTGTTGCGGCTTTTGCGATCCCAACGGCAGCAGTCACCACTTCCGTAACCGAGTAGCCTGTCTCCTGCAGTTTGTAGGCATTCGCGCCAAAAGTGTTTGTCGTGATGAACTGCGCGCCGGCTTCGACGTATTCCCGATGGATCCGGCCGAGCAGCTCGGGAGCCTCCAGATTCAACGCTTCCGGATTTTGGCCGGCTTTCATTCCGTATGTCTGGAGCATCGTGCCCATCGCTCCGTCGAAGAGAAGCAGTTCTTCTCCAATTTGTTTTCTGATATTCATTTTTTTGTCCCCCCTAGCTTAACTTCTGGCCGTGCAGCTGTCGTTCAGCTCGCACTCGCTGCAGCTGGTGTTCCCGCAGCGATGGTTCTTGCCTTTGGTGGCACCTTCCTCCAGCACGCCCAAAATCGCCACGATCGACTTTCTTGGCGTCATCAGCATCGAATCCGTCAGATGGACTCCGATCCTCTTGTCGGACTGCAATTCCCCGAGCAGCGTTTTGTTGGTGGCCAAAGGCAGATCTCCGTATCCCGGCGCGTAGCGGAAAGTCAATGCGGCTCCCGCTGGCAGCTGGCTTTCGATTTCCTGCTGGCAACTGTCCGCGATCGTCTCGACGAATGCGGATGCACAGGCATCCGCAATCATGCCCAAGGTCGGCGACATCATTTTATTGCGCTCGATGATGAAATCGCCTTGCGCGCCTAATGTGCAGACCATGATGTAGACTTCTTTGCAACGCTTAAGCGTACGGGTGATGCTTTTCCCTTCCAGCACAACAGCGGTCCCCTCCAGCGTGATCAATCCCTCAACGGAGTGATCCAGGAGATAATGCCCATAAGTCCATTTCCCGGTGATCGCCTGCTCAAACTGGGCGGCGATCGTCTCCATGTCGTTCCTTGTCCGTTCGTCCGGTTGTTTGTTGCCGAAGCCAAGATACTTCGCAACCAGCTTCAGATCCGTCTTCATCTTTGCGGCTCTTTTCTGCAGACCGCCTTGCGGACACAGGAGATGTTCTCCATGATTCTTCTTGTCGCGTCAGGCTTGTTCATCGTGTAGATGTGGACGCCATCCACCCCGGAAGAAAGCAGATCGATGATCTGATCGACCGCATAAGCGATGCCGGCTTCCTGCAGCGATGCCGGATCGTGTTCGTATCTGTCGAGTATCCGCAGGAATTTCGGCGGCAGGTTGCAACCGGAAATTTCCTGGATCCGTTTCACTTGTTTGATGTTCAGGACAGGCAGTATCCCTGCGATGACAGGCTGTTCGATGCCGACAAGATCCAATTTCTCCTTGAACTGATAGAAAAGATCGTTATCGTAGAAAAGCTGCGTGATCATGAAGTCAGCGCCATGGTCCATTTTCTTTTTCAGATTTTTCAGATCATCCACTTTGTTGATGGAATCGACATGCCCTTCCGGATAGCAGGCCGCTCCGATCGAAAAATCGCCTGCTGCTTTGATGTCGTCGATGAGCTCGGAAGCATAACGGTATTCCGGATTCCAATTCTTGTCCGCCAATTTTTCTTTCGGGATATCCCCAC is a window from the uncultured Trichococcus sp. genome containing:
- a CDS encoding isoprenylcysteine carboxylmethyltransferase family protein encodes the protein MEMDSELDRQEIRRLIQSALSRLFAGLLLIGGILFALAGTFRYWQAWLFLAALTIPLVMTLVFLLRKDPALLAKRMNLKEPRKKQRKIILVSAMFMLVGCFMPGLDYRFHWSDVPTWLIIVSVVVFECAYAMVVAVFAQNSYASRVIEIQEGQQLIDTGLYSIIRHPMYLASIILYLSIPLMLGSYYSVIPIALSCLEIIARIKDEEEMLKEGLPGYKTYTQRVKYRLIPYIW
- the metK gene encoding methionine adenosyltransferase encodes the protein MKRTFFTSESVMEGHPDKLCDQIADGILDAILDEDPLARVACDVSASTGLITVFGQITTVSTVDIPAIVRTIIQDVGYTDCDFGIDGKACSVLVGLDRQSADIAAGVGSSLEKRLGSDDEADQLGAGDQGLMFGYACKETPELMPLPIMLAHRLAKKVTELRKSGELPYLRPDGKTQVTVEYEDGHVKRVEAVVIACQHDEAVDQKQLREDMLRQVIPAVIPAELLDDQTKYFVNATGRFVVGGPMGDSGWTGKKIIVDTYGGFARHGGGSFSGKDPTKVDRSAAYAARYVAKNVVAAGLAERCEIQLAYVIGVARPVSVRVETFGTASIAEEQIEELIEKHFDLRPAAIIRDFDLRKPIYRNLACYGHFGRPELDLAWERTEKAFLLAEEVKALKQKPESWEGNDGNG
- the amrB gene encoding AmmeMemoRadiSam system protein B, with the translated sequence MLVFGVISPHPSLIIPEIGGKDIERVKRTVAALETAAERLAAAKPDRLLIISPHEGHGYEVPLHYLAKQLPSNLELEKILVTEPSYEHYYEWGKRYGEACDQSDQRTAIIASADLSHVLKPEGPYGYHSAGPLLDKLVVKAVKEKDAGQLLRLDSGFLERAAECGLRSILFLMGAFEGRDYEAEVLSYEGPFGVGYLVATFMPSEAKEQSKDA
- the amrS gene encoding AmmeMemoRadiSam system radical SAM enzyme gives rise to the protein MKEAMLYEKLGDGRVRCGVCPHHCVIAEGKRGICAVRENREGTLYALNYGKAIAVAIDPIEKKPLNHFLPGTTAYSFATIGCNLRCLWCQNWAISQASKPDRPIYGEDISPEEHVRRALAAKCPSIAYTYTEPIIFVEYALDTMKLAREAGVKNIWKTAGYATKETLDAIIPYLDAVNVDLKGTDDEVYREYCGGTAQPVLDTIKHFHAAGVHLEITTLVVPGVNDRIDQLERMARFIAEEVGKEVPWHVNRFFPGWKMMDTAITPMDTLETAAAIGKSYGLLHVHIGNI
- a CDS encoding Maf family nucleotide pyrophosphatase, which codes for MMQVHIRKAVPQDLAALKIIEDACFPEAEAATLESLGERLRLFPESFLVAESDGELVGFVNGAVIDEPIIRDAHYHEAALHNPDGTYQSVFGLDVVPAFRRQGIAEKLLKALIDAARQAGRKGLTLCCKEEKIPYYEKFGLVNSGRSESTHGNAVWYDMILHFEEERGEQMDPKIILASQSPRRSELLSICIKGFTVQVADIDEKAIEESILAEAIKGTFLDTATELVETLAREKAAVIHNENREAMVIGSDTVVVLDEKILGKPVDEADAYAMLRAMAGKTHSVLTGVSILWGEKEETFASETKVSFFDWDERMEAEVKAYVASGKPMDKAGAYGIQEEAALWVSGIEGDYNTIVGLPVALVDKAIHRLLAEAETRK
- a CDS encoding OFA family MFS transporter; protein product: MENKWMRAAVPALLIHCSIGTVYCWSLLKGGIAEYIGRPKSEVEWAFSLAIFCLGMSAAFAGRIVEKDIHKASLIAAICFAGGMAGTGFFIQQKSLIGIFLTYGVLMGIGCGIGYLSPVKTLMLWFKDNKGLATGIAVAGFGLAKVIASPIIEMLLGATNADGTLVDPTRLYKLFYILAVVYFIMMFIGHLLLKKPSDWVEMTSKTKGGHTLEIFKDRTFIGIWLMFYLNITCGLALISQEKDLLHFIGFGAIATVSSLTAIFNAGGRLAFSAFGDRMKDRNTIYLWIFGLSITGTAITLLANGVNNAIAPLIILLLCVINAGYGGGFSSLPPLLADRFGMNTISTVHGLALSAWAFAGLSGNQLSALIIAKTGSYNNILYAILAMYAIAFFISAFLLRAKPDEKRRHPVHH
- a CDS encoding homocysteine S-methyltransferase family protein, with protein sequence MNIRKQIGEELLLFDGAMGTMLQTYGMKAGQNPEALNLEAPELLGRIHREYVEAGAQFITTNTFGANAYKLQETGYSVTEVVTAAVGIAKAATAGTDVQVALDIGPVGKMMKPIGLLDFDQAYDYFREQVTIGAAAGADLILIETMSDLAEMRAAVLAAKENCDLPIFATMTFTEDGNTLTGTEPEIMALSLDALGVDVLGVNCSLGPKELLPIIKRILDFTNTPVMVQANAGIPVTEAGVAKYNVVSKDYLEVAKELAGLGVSVIGGCCGTTPEYIRDLQQAKEFFAKREANKLKRYVCSAQKKVCLDGQITLIGERINPSGNKALKEQFVAGNPLAAIKVAFEQVQKGADVLDVNTSLPMIDETDYMIKIIDGMSGLVEAPLQFDSTKPEVLEAALRRYSGVAIVNSVNGKESSMAEIYPIVQKYGAFVVALCLDEAGIPDDAAGRTKVAQKLIDRAGEYGIGAERLLVDCLVLTAAAQQKAVMETLKALRWVKENTQALTTLGLSNVSYGLPFRALINRTYFAMALTSGLDTVIINPGADGIVDTMRAFNVLSGQDEGAIDYIDYNNKKAVVKSDGPKQENVVRSYREMLLEGDEAGIMKATNTLLKDNTPLAVVDDHIVPALDEVGKLYEQKNIFLPQLIRAAETAGKAFETIRAKLAAGNEKLESKGTIVMATVRGDIHDIGKNLAKVLLENYGYDVIDLGKDVPIEEVVAVAKQHQVKLVGLSALMTTTVTAMEDTITALREAELPVKVFVGGAVLTEKYAKAIGADYYCKDARAGVTVAEEVFGQV
- a CDS encoding vitamin B12 dependent-methionine synthase activation domain-containing protein; amino-acid sequence: MKTDLKLVAKYLGFGNKQPDERTRNDMETIAAQFEQAITGKWTYGHYLLDHSVEGLITLEGTAVVLEGKSITRTLKRCKEVYIMVCTLGAQGDFIIERNKMMSPTLGMIADACASAFVETIADSCQQEIESQLPAGAALTFRYAPGYGDLPLATNKTLLGELQSDKRIGVHLTDSMLMTPRKSIVAILGVLEEGATKGKNHRCGNTSCSECELNDSCTARS
- the metF gene encoding methylenetetrahydrofolate reductase [NAD(P)H]; this translates as MKIRDMISKGEPTVSFEIFPPKSSYALETVFDTLTELKDLHPDFISVTYGAGGTAQSNTVEIASRIKKDFGIESIAHLTGCTSTKEGMKRTLASIKDSGIENILALRGDIPKEKLADKNWNPEYRYASELIDDIKAAGDFSIGAACYPEGHVDSINKVDDLKNLKKKMDHGADFMITQLFYDNDLFYQFKEKLDLVGIEQPVIAGILPVLNIKQVKRIQEISGCNLPPKFLRILDRYEHDPASLQEAGIAYAVDQIIDLLSSGVDGVHIYTMNKPDATRRIMENISCVRKAVCRKEPQR